TGCATGTTATAGGACATTACAAATGGTGGTGGGTGCATGTTGTAGGACAatacagatggtggtgggtgcatGTTATGCGAGAgtacaaatggttgtgggtaCATATTAAAGTACagtacagatggtggtgggtacATGTTGTGGGACAGTACAGATGGTGGTGAGTACATGTTAATGGACAGTacggatggtggtgggtgcatgttataggacagtacaaatggtggtgggtacatgttataggacagtacagatgGTGGTGAGTGCCTGTTATAGGAAAGTACAGATGGCAATGGGTTtatgttataggacagtacagGTGGTGGTGGGTGCATGTTATAAGACACTACAGATTGTGGTGGGTACATGTTATTGGACAGTACAAATGGTGGGGGTTTTTgtgttataggacagtacagGTGCTGGTGGgtgcatgttataggacagtacagatggtggtgggtacATGTTATGGGACAGCACAAATGGTGTTGGGTCCTCTATAGAACTAGGCTTGGTTATGGTAGCATGTTTGTTGGACAGTCCATCTTACGTTGGGTTCTTTGTAGATCTAAATTAGGTGGTAGAAGCATGTAATAGGACAGTCTAACTTGTGTTGGGTCCTTTGTAGAACTAGACTTGGTGGTGAAGCATGTTATACGACAGTACGTCTTATGTTGGGTCTTCTATAGGACAACACTTGGGGTGGAAGCATGTTGTATGATAGTTCAGTATGCAGTTGTTTTTGAAGAAGCCCATGTGGTGGTGGGTACATGATATAGGACTTTACAAATGTTGGTGGGTACATGTTATGGGACAGgacagatggtggtgggtgcatgttataggacagtacagatggtggtgggtgcatgttataggacagtacagatggtggtgggtgtATGTTATAGGACAGTTCAGATGGTGGTGGGTACATGTTATAGGACAGAGCAAATGGTGGTGGgtgcatgttataggacagtacagatggtggtgggtacATGTTATAGGACAGAGTAAATGGTGGTGGGGGCATGTTGTAGGACAGTACAAATGGTGGTAGgtgcatgttataggacagtacaaatggtggtgggttCTTTGTCATAGGACTGTACAAATGGTGGTGGGTGCATGTTATATGACAGAGTAAATGGTGGTGGgtgcatgttataggacagtacagatggtggtgggtacATGTTATAGAACAGAGAAAATGGTGGTGGGagcatgttataggacagtacagatgGTGATAGGtacatgttataggacagtacaaGTGGTGGTGGGTTCTTTGTCATAGGACAGTACAAATGGTGGTGGGTGCACATTATAGGACAGTATAGATGGTGGCGAATGTATGCTATATAGGACAGTACAAGTGGTGGTGGACAAAAAATATTGGTGTTTGTACACTTTATTGGATGGTACAAATGGTACATGTTCAGTTATGTAGGACAGAATCGAtatttgttaaatgtaattTGGGAGGCTGAGGTAATCTTTCTTAAGGATGTACTCGTAGATTGTTCTTACCTCATCATGTGTTGGCATTTTGGATAACAGTTCTGCATGAGGTTCTTTAAGCTCAGAGAATAATAATTGTTAAGtaattagataaaaaaatgtaattttagttGCTCAGTGTGTTGATCCGCAAACATCATTGGTgatttgttataattttttcGTTTTGCTACCCCAAAATCATGTAGAATTCAACTGTGGTCATAGGATGACCTTCACCTTTGAAGCTGGGACAAATACTCGCCCCCTAGCCATAATAAGTTGTGGGTGGTCAGGTTTTTATTGTTGTCAAAATGAGGTATGTTGCACAAGCGTGAACTGCCTGGAGAGGGTGGACATAATGCAGTCCAGTAGGACATGGTGCTGTAACCTGAAGTTTGTTCATGGGTGTTAATGGTATACATATGTGTTGCATAACAAGTCACTGGCAGTGTTGAGTTCAATAATCATGAATACTACGATACAATCAGACATCCGTTGAAAGAAAATATGTGCATTAATTATTCAAATTGTTGTTACCTTGTGCAGTTAATCACAATTTGTGAATCACTGCCTGATTACTAGTGGCCTCAATGTGTAGTATATGGTTTTACGATTTTAAGTATGATATACTAACTGTTGATGGAGACTACATTCGAACAGTTGGTGGTCATCATATTACCATGTATATTTCACCCTATGTCAGTAGGACAACTTTGGATGCTTAAGTTTGATTCTAGGGAAGTCTTGATTTACATATAAGAACAAAACTCTGCCTAGGAGGCCTCTAATTGCATCCAGCAGTAATTTGCCCTTGAGGTGTACCACATATAGAATTTGTCAAATTGTTTGTTGAGAGAATTTCAACAGTACTGGATACTGTGCTAAAACTATGCTAGGGGGTTTACAAGTTTACCACAGCACTGGTATAAGTACTGGTATTGTCTGTTATTTGTCACCCTTTTATAATTACCAAAGTTGTACATGTGTCCTAATGTATTCTTTCAAACCCTCACAGATTTATATATTCAACATGCTCACTTCATACTACTGTATGTGcattatttacaatgtaaattctggttTGGGAACATATTGTGTTATTTGATATCCATTGTGGCCATGTGATCTCCTAATTGTCTGTCACGTCTGTATTCCACTGACTACAGTAATGAAGAAAGAAGAATGTGATTGTTTCtcaagactttttttttcttgaatgtGATTCTTGACATTTTAAGTCACACTCATTTATAGTATCATTTCCTTCTgaacttgtatatatatatatatatatattggcttgTGAACATGTCAttcagtcaaaataaaattgtcAAACAGAATGCCTTGCATCTTTGTTTTGtgtaatttaaaatgttgtAAACTTAATGTTCAAATGTACATAATAGAAAAAGCAGTAGGTCTGCTGTATAGTTCTATTTTGGTCAAGTATAAGGGAATTCAAAACAGAagtgatgttttatttctttgttgctGTAATCCAAAGGATCATAGCATACTTGTGATGTAATTAAAATTCACACCACAATGTCCCGTCTATTTTACATCAGGTACGATTTCGGTTCTTCGAAAGTttacaagtgacacattttgcttgatccCAATCACTTCATCTAAGCTGGAAGGTAACTGATTGAGTTCTACTTCAACTAATTTGcactgagttttttttttttttttaatttatttatttgccataTAAACATGTGTGGAGTAGCCTGAAAAGGAAATGGACATGATAAATTTCTTCATAAAATCTATTTGTCTAGTCCAATCATTCTGTGCAGTATTTCACCAACAAATATGGCCAAAGCTTCATTCGCATTTATATGTGATTTGTTGCTAGAGAGCAGACATCATCTGTTCACATGATTTAGTCATAGCACTTGACTACCGTCTTGTTAACATATTGTGATACAGTTCGTGCTCCAGTTTGTactaccagtacatgtatttatttatttgaattgtgctttatttatttaattgacaaCAATGGccgacattatggagggaggaaaccgggcagaacccaggggaaattcacaatcatccgcaggttgctgtggaCCTTCACGCGTACTTTGGGAGATGAAGCCAGTATGTggtgaactcacagcaactgcattggtgagaggctcttgggtcattacgctgcgctagtgtgctaaccaattgagccacagaAGCCCCCGTGCGACTCCACTGATGAGATGtccctgagtcattgtgctgctaCCACATTAACCACTTAGCTGTGAAAGGCCAATTTATTATATAGTAACTGCCTCCAGAATCAAGTTATCAACATGAATGCATTAATGGCATCAGCTGATAACATGGAAAAGgatgtaaaatgatttgaaaagcTCTTTAAAACATGCCTTGTTACAAACTGTTCTACTTACGAGCTTATCAGCATTATTATGTTCTGATGGAGAAGTGTAAATGTTTGCggtacaaatttcaaaaaggAATTCCCGCAAGCATATCAACATTAATACACAAGGTATAACTTGGCATTCTAAAGTTCTACACCATTCTTTTTGGTGCATTgatgcacaaaataaaatttcagcAGTGACTGAggcagatttttgttttaacagtttatttacatttgtagTACTGCAATCATTGTTGAAGCATGACAAAACTGTTTAATCAATTTGCAAACCAGCCTTGAAATTTGAAGACATGCTATTGCACACTCATTCATAGAAAGAAAAGTATTTTACAAAGAAAGCACATCTATGATATAATATGTTACTAGTAATTCTAGGTGACATTTGAACTGATTAGGTAGCTTATTCAACAAACAATTTTAACTATTTACACAATGCGCATATGAATAATTTCATACGTCAATGGACGGTTGGCACTGATAATGGGCCAGATCATTTTAGATCAACAAGGTTAactaaacatatgtacatatatcacagcACACAGCATATCTAATAACATCATATATAAAGTGTACAAAAATATGACCACGAATGTTGCATGTTACTGAAAAATGGTAACAAATATTATGCTGTAAAGATTTGTTTTACCACCATTGCAAAGATTACCAGCAAGAAGACTGGAAAATACTTGTGATATTACAAATTGCATAGCAAGGTATCAAAATTGTAAATTCAGACTCCCTTATTTGTAAGTAAAGCTAATGCAGGTCAACAAATGATAGTTTTGTTTCATACTCACAACCAACATGTCTGCCGAAAGCGAAATAAATGCAGACTTTTCTAACTGTCTTATGAATACAAAATTTTGTGGCATTTTGCAATTAAATATGATTCTGCACACTAAAGGCTATCTAAGTTTGAGTCATGCAGAAAAGCTTGTAAACAGCACTTTGACGTGGATTTCAAAATTAGGTACCACTGCTGAAAATGGAGTTATGTCACATATCCAAAATAGTCTGGCCAATCAGAGTTCTCTAGTATGTCAATTTTTTCTTGTCTCGATGATCACTCAAGTCTACAACAAACACAACTGCTTTTTACTATCGGCCACACTGTGAGAGAATTCCATTCCTGGTCCAAAATGTGTCTTCAACAATCCTTGTGCGGCCATACTGGGGTTTCTTGATGTCCTCTTTCTTGATGACATCTCCAAGTCTCCAGCCAATGTCCCATGAGCTAAGAATAGGGAAGGTAAATTTGTCTTCTGGACTGACATGGTTGCGCTGTTGTAGATATTTGTATCTGCCTTTACCTTCCTTGGTGAATCCATCGTAGAGTGCAACTTTGGTGCTGCTCGGTACTGGGTTCATTTCTGCTGTTATTAAGCCCTTAGATAGATTTGGGTCCTTGGCTGCCTTTTCCAGCATTGTATCTGGGTAGGTCGGTTTCTTCTTGTTATACGCTGGTGGCTTGTAGTCTTTGGGAAACTTTTCTAGAAGGTCTGTCTTCGGCATATTTTCAACCTTCTTTCTGAAGACTTCGTACTGTCTTGACTTGCCATCCCCTGTAGAACTGAGATCGGATTGAGACCTGTTGAAATACCAAGCCAGACGTGCGTCTCGTTCCTTATGAATGGCTTCCTCCAAGAACTTCTGAATTTGTGTGTTAGCGGGATAGTTTCGTGACGCCATGACTAACACAGGCTTGCAAGTTCCTCAAATTTATGCTGTCCTAGTAAATACGAGCTAAAAGGCGACTTCTTACGTTTACTGTAGATGAGAGAGACGAAGAGAAATATCCTGTCGTGAACTACAACCTCTGAATGACCATTCCGGCCAGCTTGCCTCGCTTATCAACGGTATACACGTCGCTACGGGCAACTACCACATGGTATGAAATTACCACGTGTTTTCTCgcgagagttttttttttcacccgtAATTAGAAAATTTTCAACATGGCGCCGCACTCCTTCCCAGAGGAGGTGGATGTGTTCTCTATTCCTCATTCCAGGATGAAGGAGTTGGTGAACAAATATTTAGAAATGGTAGGATGTGTTCAGCATAAATACTTTAACACGCACAGCATAGTTTGTGTGGTTGAATGGTATTTTATCACGGATGACACGTTCGGTTACCTGTACTGTCAGCTGTTTTCATAACAACAACGTAGCGTTTGATGGCCGAAAGCTAAACTGGACGTTCCAACCCTAACGATCAGCTTCTGTCATATAGGCTTCCAGTTTCACTAAAAACACAGGCTCGAACCGAACCTTATGTTTTTGCTCTCCACCGATTCTctaaaacgcccgaaatgtaatatgtcaaagccagcattggtaaaccatctttcaacaataACAAGTCTGATTCAAACTTTCGAATCAGACAACTCAAATGAatgtctgccatgtttgaatttgttttttacaaCTTTGGGCAAGGTGGTGGGCTGCAAAAATTTTATCCTACACAACATAGTCATTATTAATTCTTGCCcagtaaacagaatgttggtaGGGTAAAATTTTCACCCTGCccaatgttgaaaaaaattccaTACAGGGCAGACGTTCATTTGAGTTGTCAGATTCGAAAGAAGAAacagctggattactgttgaaggatggtttaccaatgctggctttgacatattacatttccgGCACTTTAGTTAATCAGTGGATAGTGTAAATAAGGTAGGGTTctagttgtttttttattcagtgaGACTGTCCGCATGGAAGTCTATATGACTGAAACAGGGCATTACGGTAGAAACGTCCAGCTTAGATTTGGGCAAAACGTTGAAGGCTAATCATATGTCAAACCACTGACAACTGTATGCCTATATATCCCACCTAATTAATTGATTTCGTAATTTTGTAGTGGGTTGATGTATTCAACTTTCATATGCACAGGCATTTTGATTGGCATTTTGATATAGTTTTCACAatattgttacatttaacagtgGGAATGTTTTTCTGTCTGATTGGCAGACAAATTGAAGTTGAAGAGATATAAATTGTAAACGACATTTCAGTTGCATTCCACAGTATGTTATGAGGATGTTATATTTCTATAAAGTGATTCTCAACATTCTCCACTTAGCAGCATGACtgactttattttgttttattttattttttgtgtgtgtgtgatgaccTGAAATACATATGATATGGATATTCTATTGCAGTACAGTTTTCTGCTTTAGCGATACAACTCTTTACTTCAACAATGCGTAATATATGCCTATacaataaaattacaataaCACAGCTTATTAAATTCTTAAACATCTTGATGTTGAATTTATTCCATGAGATTTCCTTTGTTAATTGTTTGCATGTGCACATAAAAGAATTTGACAGAATATCTAATGGGGCCTCTTTCTGGTACCAAAGTGTGAgcaagaacataaaaaaaaatgttttgcttaagAGTCTGTTATCAGTCACATGTTGAGTGTCAGTATTATCAAGTAATTGACAAACTCTTTAGTGTAAACATAGATACACTGATTCTTCATTTAGTGCTCTGTGTGTCATAGACTGTCCATCAACTGGTTCAGTGGCCGGTAGCTATATCAGCTTTTTGACCCAGCTTTAGGAGCACTGTTGTCATGTCACGTAGGTAGAAATCTCTTTATCAAGGAATTCTTGGGCAAGTCATCATTACCCGTGCCAGTGCATAAAGTCTTACAATTTTCCTAGTACACATGAAACTACAACATATTGACTACATATGTATAGAAGAGCATTTTTGTCAGCTTTTCCGATGTCAAAAATTATGTGACAGACAGGTGGAATTATGGCTTGATCTAGGTCACGGGGAGGTTTTTGTTCTGCCTAggtaactatatgtacatatgtatttttaaaaaaaggaaactcTTCAGCTCCACAAATAACTGCACTGCATAGCCAATATTTTAATTGATAATAAAATACTTCAATTAAAAATGTCActaccacttacatgtactattaaGTTCACCTCTTCCCCAAACTACCTTTGTGTAATTCCAATTGATTAAGCTTGGCTATGCCGAAAGTGTCAGTTTTTGTCTACTTTGGCTTATTTACTTCTGCAGCtgaaacatttgtgtaaacACAGAAAGAATAATCTGTCTTTACTAAGTGAGTAAAAAGCAGATTATACCATAATCATTCCTGGTCATCTGTGTAATACTGCACTTATGagctttattatttatttaatcctTTATTAAGAGAACGTGTACTTTTACTGTTGAGGATCTGAATTATGATGCACTGTTCATGAGCATGCAGTTTTGTATAGAGGTAGAGCTTATAAGCAAATGTACCTGCTTCAACATGTTGAGCCAAAGGAGACATGTCAACcagtcattatacatgtataagcagcTTTAACTGGTCACCCTAggataaatgataaaaataatctACTTTGTTCTTGTAAGTGCACAGGGTTTTATTTAGCCAAATAATTTGGGTACCCTTTTGATTTGGAGAAAGAAGAGGTTTTGAGAGTAAGTTTTGGGGCGGAGGGAAAGAGTTGcggtcctttttttttttttctagctcAGGACTGcataatgggctctcatacatgtattgaggGTTAAGCTGTCTTTTTAAGCTCCTGTATATTCGACTTTCATAGATGGAATGAAGGTTAAGCCTTTTTTCAGCTCCATTTTATGATgacaaagtttttatttttaatgcttTTTCAGCTCACATGTTTAAGGAATCCTGGATGGTGTGTACGCGTACATAGGGCGTACTGGTGGAATGTTGAACTTTTCGACTTGAAACCTTATTAAAATtgttagtattattattattctctaGGAAGAATTAAAAGGTAGGGTAGGAATTAAAGTTGTGCCCTGTAACTTTTGGGCGAATAGTTCACATGATATGGCAgccatatattttaataaaaaacgTTTGAAATGAAACTTTGTCTAGATGAATGAATCTACTGACATGAAAATAATGCAGGTGTTTTCTCCATGACCTTTTCCATGACCTTTTCCAAAATTTGTAGTTTATCGATTTTTGATAATTATGCAAATTACTCTCTGGCTGAGATTTGGACATAGTACAAAAGTAGGTCAATTTTAGTAACCGTTAAAAATTACCATAACAGACTTTGGCATCTGCAATTACTCTTTCATGGT
Above is a window of Liolophura sinensis isolate JHLJ2023 chromosome 7, CUHK_Ljap_v2, whole genome shotgun sequence DNA encoding:
- the LOC135471603 gene encoding protein SPMIP1-like, giving the protein MASRNYPANTQIQKFLEEAIHKERDARLAWYFNRSQSDLSSTGDGKSRQYEVFRKKVENMPKTDLLEKFPKDYKPPAYNKKKPTYPDTMLEKAAKDPNLSKGLITAEMNPVPSSTKVALYDGFTKEGKGRYKYLQQRNHVSPEDKFTFPILSSWDIGWRLGDVIKKEDIKKPQYGRTRIVEDTFWTRNGILSQCGR